A region from the Salvelinus fontinalis isolate EN_2023a chromosome 23, ASM2944872v1, whole genome shotgun sequence genome encodes:
- the LOC129821101 gene encoding uncharacterized protein LOC129821101, translated as MGWTHMLFVYKERTSALGVCVFRGHSKLQYNCNKNIYLSFTKVLVRVIFEVIFHDRTWRAWPGVTGTGTFLADDGFFGQSDKQGWPPNYNKVVNRISACLADISVWMTDHHLKLNLGKTELLFLPGKDCPFHDLAITVDNSIVSSSQSAKNLGVILDNTLSFSTNIKAVTRSCRFMLYNIRRVRPCLTQEAAQVLIQALVISRLDYCNSLLAGLPACAIKPLQLIQNAAARLVFNFPKFSHVTPLLRSLHWLPVEARIRYKTMVLAYGAVRGTAPPYLQALIRPYTQTRALRSSTSGLLASLPLRKYSSRSAQSKLFAALAPQWWNKLPYDARSAESITTFRRHLKPHLFKEYLG; from the exons atggggtggactcATATGCTATTTGTGTATAAAGAGCGAACTAGTgctctgggagtgtgtgtgttccgcGGACATTCCAAATTGCAATACAAttgtaataaaaacatttatttgagtTTTACAAAAGTTCTTGTAAGAGTTATATTTGAAGTGATTTTCCACGACAGAACTTGGCGAGCTTGGCCAGGAGTGACAGGGACGGGGACATTCTTGGCTGATGACGGGTTCTTTGGACAGTCTGACAAACAAGGGTGGCCGCCCAACTATAATAAG gtggtgaatcgcatctctgcatgtctggcagacatatcagtgtggatgacggatcaccacctcaagctgaacctcggcaagacggagctgctcttcctcccggggaaggactgcccgttccatgatctcgccatcacggttgacaactccattgtgtcctcctcccagagtgctaagaaccttggcgtgatcctggacaacaccctgtcgttctcaactaacatcaaggcggtgacccgttcctgtaggttcatgctctacaacattcgcagagtacgaccctgcctcacgcaggaagcggcgcaggtcctaatccaggcacttgtcatctcccgtctggattactgcaactcgctgttggctgggctccctgcctgtgccattaaacccctacaactcatccagaacgccgcagcccgtctggtgttcaactttcccaagttctctcacgtcaccccgctcctccgctctctccactggcttccagttgaagctcgcatccgctacaagaccatggtgcttgcctacggagctgtgaggggaacggcacctccgtaccttcaggctctgatcaggccctacacccaaacaagggcactgcgttcatccacctctggcctgctcgcctccctacctctgaggaagtacagttcccgctcagcccagtcaaaactgttcgctgctctggcaccccaatggtggaacaaactcccttacgacgccaggtcagcggagtcaatcaccacctttcggagacacctgaaaccccacctctttaaggaatacctaggatag